One region of bacterium genomic DNA includes:
- a CDS encoding efflux RND transporter permease subunit — protein sequence MNLAAPFIHRPVMTTLSALGLAIFGIVAYQQLPVSDLPNVDYPTIQVSASLRGGTPETMAAAVATPLEREFSTIAGLDSMNSSSAQGSSQITLQFVLSRDLDAAALDVQAAIARAMRRLPPEMDTPPSYQKINPADQPVLFLALTSPTLPLYELNEYAESYLAQNISMVAGVAAVSVYGSQKFAVRVQLDPHELAVRGIGLEEVAGAIQSGNVNLPTGSLSGPNRTFAVQADGQLSKAKDYRSLIVSYRNGAPVRLEELGSVLDSVENNKVAAWYCTSNQMQRSIVLAVQRQPGKNTVEVAANVRKLLKNLNADLPASVSMEVLIDASESIKASFEDVKFTLLLTLVLVVLVIFIFLRNVSATLIPSLALPMSMVGTFIVMAVLNYSLDNLSLMALTLALGFVVDDAIVVLENIVRHREMGKDRFTAALDGTQEISFTIVSMTISLAAVFIPVLFMGGVVGRLFREFAVTIGAAVLVSGVISLTLIPMLSARFVGVSSHSGHGRLYQWMEAGFDAVLGWYSSGLRWALDHGRIMLGLAFITLIATGVLFWVIPKGFMASEDRGRINVTTEAIEGISFDSMVTHQGLMIRILQEDPNILSFMSSVGARGSSGGNVGRFIVSLKPSKDRRMTTDEVVQSLRSKLSGITGIRTYPVNPPLINIGGRSSKSQYQFTLSSTDTDELYRSADRLVERLRELNTLQDVSSDLQLKNPQMNVEINRDLASSLQITADQIETALFNAYSSRQVSTILAPNNQYAVILEMLPRYQSDPSVLSWLHIRTGDGRMIPLDAVARLKNDVGPVTINHSGQMPSVTITFDIRPGVSLGAVVEQVNTVALEVLPANISTMFQGTAQVFQSSFKGMGWLLALAVLVIYIVLGILYENFFHPVTILSALPFAGVGALVTLMIFGAELSIYAFVGIIMLVGLVKKNGIIMVDFAVAARRDQGKSARDAIYDACLIRFRPIMMTTMAALVAAIPIAVGYGAGGEARRPLGLTVVGGLLFSQTLTLFVTPVFYLYMERLQEILAKKLK from the coding sequence ATGAATCTGGCTGCGCCGTTTATTCATCGTCCGGTGATGACCACGCTGAGCGCCTTGGGTTTGGCGATTTTTGGCATTGTGGCGTATCAGCAACTGCCGGTGAGCGACCTGCCGAACGTGGATTATCCAACGATCCAGGTTTCCGCGTCCCTTCGCGGCGGAACGCCTGAGACTATGGCCGCAGCGGTTGCAACTCCCCTGGAACGGGAATTCTCCACGATCGCTGGCTTGGATTCCATGAATTCCTCAAGCGCCCAGGGGAGTTCGCAAATCACCCTCCAGTTCGTTTTGAGTCGTGACCTGGATGCCGCAGCGCTGGACGTCCAGGCGGCGATCGCCAGGGCAATGCGACGCTTGCCCCCGGAAATGGATACCCCGCCTTCCTATCAGAAGATCAATCCGGCTGACCAACCCGTTCTGTTTCTGGCCCTGACCAGTCCTACCTTGCCGCTTTACGAACTCAATGAATACGCCGAATCGTACTTGGCCCAAAACATTTCGATGGTGGCGGGGGTCGCTGCCGTCTCGGTGTATGGCTCTCAGAAATTTGCGGTTCGGGTTCAGTTGGATCCCCATGAGTTGGCGGTCCGGGGCATCGGGTTGGAAGAGGTGGCTGGTGCGATCCAGTCCGGAAACGTGAATCTTCCCACTGGTAGTTTGTCTGGTCCCAATCGGACTTTTGCCGTGCAGGCCGATGGACAGCTTTCCAAGGCAAAGGATTATCGTTCCCTGATTGTTTCCTACCGTAATGGTGCGCCCGTGCGTCTGGAGGAGTTGGGGTCGGTCCTGGACAGCGTTGAAAATAACAAGGTGGCGGCGTGGTATTGCACCAGCAATCAGATGCAGCGATCCATTGTATTGGCCGTCCAGCGCCAGCCAGGAAAGAACACCGTGGAGGTGGCGGCGAATGTCCGTAAATTACTAAAAAATCTGAATGCCGACCTGCCTGCGTCTGTCTCTATGGAGGTTCTGATTGATGCCAGCGAGTCGATCAAGGCGTCGTTTGAGGACGTCAAATTTACACTGCTGCTGACGTTGGTTCTCGTGGTGCTGGTTATCTTTATTTTCCTGAGAAATGTATCGGCGACACTGATCCCCAGTCTGGCCTTGCCGATGTCCATGGTTGGAACGTTTATCGTCATGGCGGTTTTGAACTACAGCCTCGATAATCTTTCACTCATGGCGCTGACTCTGGCGCTGGGGTTTGTGGTGGACGACGCGATTGTGGTGCTTGAAAACATTGTCCGCCACCGGGAGATGGGTAAGGACAGGTTTACGGCAGCATTGGACGGGACCCAGGAGATTAGCTTCACGATTGTGTCCATGACCATCTCTCTGGCCGCTGTATTCATTCCGGTTCTGTTTATGGGCGGCGTGGTGGGGCGTTTGTTCCGTGAATTTGCTGTGACAATCGGTGCGGCAGTCCTAGTTTCCGGGGTGATCTCGCTGACGCTGATTCCCATGCTCAGCGCCCGGTTTGTCGGCGTTTCGTCGCACAGTGGTCATGGACGTCTGTATCAATGGATGGAGGCCGGTTTTGACGCGGTTTTAGGGTGGTATTCGTCCGGTTTGCGCTGGGCGCTTGATCATGGGCGGATTATGTTAGGTTTGGCATTTATTACTCTGATTGCTACTGGGGTTTTGTTCTGGGTAATCCCCAAGGGATTTATGGCGAGTGAGGATCGGGGGCGGATCAATGTGACTACAGAAGCCATTGAGGGGATTTCCTTCGACTCCATGGTAACTCATCAGGGACTGATGATCCGGATACTGCAGGAGGATCCGAATATCCTTAGCTTTATGTCTTCTGTCGGTGCTCGGGGAAGTAGCGGGGGCAATGTAGGCCGGTTTATTGTGAGCCTGAAACCCAGCAAAGATCGCCGGATGACCACGGATGAAGTGGTACAATCTCTGCGGTCAAAATTGTCCGGCATTACCGGGATCCGGACGTACCCGGTTAATCCTCCTTTAATCAACATTGGTGGACGCTCCTCAAAGAGCCAGTATCAGTTCACCCTTTCAAGCACAGACACGGATGAGTTATACCGCTCTGCGGACAGACTGGTGGAACGTCTCCGGGAACTGAATACCCTTCAGGACGTTTCAAGCGACTTGCAGTTAAAGAATCCACAGATGAACGTAGAGATTAACCGCGATCTGGCCTCCTCACTCCAAATCACGGCTGATCAGATTGAGACGGCGTTATTTAACGCTTACAGTAGCCGGCAGGTCTCCACCATTCTTGCGCCAAACAATCAGTATGCCGTCATCCTCGAGATGCTTCCGCGCTATCAGTCGGATCCCTCCGTACTCTCCTGGCTCCATATTCGGACTGGGGATGGGCGGATGATTCCTCTTGATGCCGTGGCGCGGCTAAAGAACGATGTGGGGCCAGTGACTATCAATCATTCCGGCCAGATGCCCTCTGTTACGATAACTTTTGATATCCGACCGGGGGTTTCTCTTGGAGCGGTTGTCGAACAAGTGAACACTGTGGCTCTTGAGGTTCTGCCGGCGAATATCAGCACGATGTTTCAGGGCACGGCGCAGGTGTTTCAGTCTTCTTTTAAAGGAATGGGCTGGCTTCTGGCACTCGCGGTATTGGTGATCTACATTGTGTTGGGGATCCTGTATGAAAACTTTTTCCATCCCGTGACGATTCTGTCCGCCTTGCCCTTCGCCGGGGTGGGGGCCTTGGTGACTCTGATGATATTTGGAGCTGAACTTTCGATATATGCTTTTGTCGGTATCATCATGTTGGTCGGGCTGGTGAAGAAAAACGGTATCATCATGGTCGATTTTGCCGTGGCGGCCCGTCGTGATCAGGGTAAGTCTGCCCGGGATGCAATTTATGATGCCTGCCTGATCCGCTTCCGCCCTATCATGATGACGACAATGGCGGCCTTGGTGGCGGCAATTCCGATTGCTGTCGGGTATGGTGCTGGCGGCGAAGCCAGGCGTCCCCTCGGGTTGACCGTGGTTGGGGGCCTCCTGTTCTCTCAAACTCTGACGCTTTTTGTTACCCCGGTCTTTTATCTCTACATGGAACGTCTGCAAGAGATTTTAGCGAAGAAGCTAAAATGA
- a CDS encoding efflux RND transporter periplasmic adaptor subunit, translated as MKKLILFCIIILIVAGVGAVVTKNRRTEGESSAKAAKAKNAPVPVSMTNVLTMTVPVEVSTFGTVESLTTVAVKSQFTGILAKVRFAEGQEVQEGELLFELDSRGPETALRQAVAALEKDRVQWGNAVKEAGRLEALLKKGFVAQDVRDAAVAAADTLKAIMQSDEAAVDNARLQLSYCSIRSPISGRTGTLLIHQGNLVKADDSTLVTINQLHPILIRFVLPQQELAKVRTRMDQGGLTLVAAPQGGGTLAQTGTVVFVDNSVNETTGTIQIKARFDNKPAALWPGQFVKVVLELDRQENAVVVPESAVLLGQQGAYVYVTDRDGRVTVRFVMVDRTVAGMSVIASGLVPGEEVVTDGQLRLKPGALVKPRNSAKSESVPAGRS; from the coding sequence ATGAAAAAATTGATCCTGTTTTGTATTATCATTCTTATAGTTGCGGGTGTGGGCGCAGTTGTGACGAAAAATCGACGGACCGAGGGTGAATCGTCAGCGAAGGCGGCAAAAGCCAAAAATGCGCCCGTGCCGGTATCGATGACCAACGTGTTGACGATGACGGTGCCTGTGGAAGTCAGCACGTTCGGGACAGTAGAGTCGTTGACGACGGTGGCCGTGAAATCCCAGTTCACTGGAATTTTGGCTAAAGTGCGATTTGCTGAGGGGCAGGAAGTTCAGGAAGGTGAGCTTCTGTTTGAACTTGATTCCCGCGGTCCCGAGACAGCACTCCGGCAAGCCGTGGCGGCTTTGGAGAAGGATCGTGTGCAATGGGGAAATGCCGTCAAAGAGGCTGGGCGTCTTGAGGCTCTATTAAAAAAGGGATTTGTGGCTCAGGATGTTCGCGATGCGGCGGTGGCGGCGGCGGATACACTCAAGGCCATCATGCAATCTGATGAAGCGGCAGTGGATAATGCCCGGCTCCAGTTAAGCTATTGTTCCATCCGTTCGCCTATCTCCGGCCGAACCGGAACGCTTCTCATTCATCAGGGGAATCTTGTGAAGGCGGATGACTCCACGCTGGTCACAATCAATCAATTGCATCCGATTTTGATCCGTTTTGTGCTTCCGCAACAGGAACTGGCGAAGGTGCGAACCCGAATGGATCAGGGGGGATTGACGCTGGTTGCCGCGCCTCAGGGGGGTGGCACACTTGCCCAAACGGGAACCGTGGTATTTGTCGATAACTCTGTGAATGAGACGACCGGAACAATCCAAATCAAAGCGCGGTTTGATAATAAGCCTGCAGCATTGTGGCCCGGTCAGTTTGTCAAGGTGGTCCTTGAACTTGACAGGCAGGAAAATGCGGTGGTGGTTCCCGAGTCGGCTGTATTGTTGGGCCAGCAGGGTGCGTATGTTTACGTGACGGATCGGGACGGTCGAGTCACCGTCCGTTTTGTGATGGTGGATCGGACGGTCGCAGGGATGTCGGTGATTGCGAGCGGCCTGGTGCCAGGAGAGGAAGTCGTCACGGATGGGCAGCTGCGCCTTAAGCCCGGGGCCCTTGTTAAACCTCGGAATTCGGCCAAGTCTGAATCTGTCCCTGCAGGTCGTTCATGA
- a CDS encoding LacI family DNA-binding transcriptional regulator: MIKPVGIGEVGYAVGVDRTTASAVLNGRGDKLRISPATQARVLAAARQLGIARRESGAGQIAQAVGAGMSRSAPQPPVNSMPRMTWV; the protein is encoded by the coding sequence ATGATTAAGCCAGTAGGTATAGGGGAGGTTGGATATGCGGTAGGGGTTGACCGGACGACCGCTTCAGCTGTGCTGAATGGGCGGGGTGACAAGCTCCGGATCAGTCCTGCGACTCAGGCCCGTGTCCTTGCCGCCGCCCGGCAGTTGGGGATCGCAAGGCGAGAGAGTGGGGCCGGTCAGATTGCCCAAGCGGTGGGAGCAGGGATGTCCCGGTCAGCGCCGCAACCGCCAGTCAATTCCATGCCGCGGATGACGTGGGTGTAG